The following coding sequences lie in one Polluticoccus soli genomic window:
- a CDS encoding T9SS type A sorting domain-containing protein has protein sequence MHGKLFILIAMIMCLLSTKISAQCPTRIENYTSGSASATSCPGVNGNATAANFAGTSYATVPSSTKAGNFQARWGSAPSPIPAIKAFYDDSVSVADTAGPASTLTVNGSNNRVNYCLYGSTPLPTSTTYSLIFVNPQTDTILYTCSFNSANDAIAQPTITTQPQSVVGCVGYKATFTVAATAVGGQTITYRWQKNGVNIVGATSTTFTINSVAASDTGTNIYRAVIVQNNGAIQVSKEVSLTLNKEAIWTGATSTNWKTASNWSPATIPDSTKQVYIRNTTNKPNIAVSDTGRCKCLTLDTGFVTVVGRLEIAGRINLFASGLIKASTGTVAINGTTVAQTIPASSFENNTVNNLVYANATGVTIGGATNFTGTLTRVSGILTTGGFLTLKSTSSGTARVAPGVAGGISGDVTVERYVPVVPGNQRAWRLLAPVTSGSQTILESWQENATGLHHNPNPGYGTIITCGPTFNISDGFDTVMANMSILAWSVSNQSLTSNPVSNTNTKQLSSEPAYFLYMRGDRTVLPGASTSEATATTLRSKGTLKQGDQAAIPIDADQFVALGNPYASHIDFSTVSASDRVNLGNRFWLWDPRLVGSYGLGGYVMFDGGDGFFPSVTGGSYNSANSLIPMGMGFFVKATGGNGSFTAREAQKAASSSNVGFKTTGNAERLRMHLSYMKDGITPVIADGTLALFNSGFASGVDADDAGKPENMGENIGIVRDNEVLTLEARPNITASDTLNLKLWKLRGSSKYRFTMQSDFNTPDLQARLVDRFLQTQQAFSLSQPVDIDFTTTGDAASLAADRFYIAFSIGDPVNVNDPVNEDEITVYPNPTDAQNININLKNAAPGEYHFSIIDVQGKTVYRENYEHAGHSLTKRLDLHTRLVSGNYFIAITKDGQELSTRKLIINK, from the coding sequence ATGCACGGCAAACTCTTTATCCTTATCGCCATGATCATGTGCCTCCTCAGCACTAAAATCTCAGCCCAATGCCCTACCAGGATTGAAAACTACACCTCAGGTAGCGCAAGCGCAACCAGTTGCCCAGGTGTTAACGGCAACGCCACCGCTGCCAACTTCGCCGGTACCTCTTATGCTACAGTTCCAAGTAGTACTAAAGCCGGAAACTTTCAAGCAAGGTGGGGCAGTGCACCAAGTCCTATTCCAGCGATAAAAGCATTCTATGATGATTCTGTGTCAGTAGCCGATACTGCTGGGCCGGCTTCGACATTAACTGTCAACGGCTCTAATAACCGGGTCAATTATTGCTTGTACGGCTCGACCCCCTTACCTACTAGCACAACCTATTCATTGATATTCGTAAACCCTCAAACGGATACCATACTCTACACCTGTTCTTTCAACAGCGCCAACGATGCCATTGCTCAGCCGACCATCACAACTCAGCCACAAAGTGTGGTCGGCTGTGTCGGATATAAAGCGACGTTTACGGTCGCCGCAACAGCTGTGGGCGGGCAAACCATCACTTACAGATGGCAGAAAAACGGCGTGAATATAGTTGGTGCAACAAGCACTACGTTTACCATCAATTCAGTTGCAGCTTCAGATACGGGGACCAATATCTATCGCGCAGTTATCGTACAGAACAATGGCGCTATACAAGTCAGCAAGGAAGTATCTCTTACGCTAAACAAGGAAGCGATATGGACAGGCGCAACAAGCACCAACTGGAAAACAGCAAGCAACTGGAGTCCCGCAACCATTCCTGACTCAACGAAGCAGGTATATATACGCAACACTACTAACAAACCCAACATTGCAGTGAGCGATACAGGACGGTGTAAATGCCTGACCCTGGATACCGGTTTTGTGACCGTAGTTGGACGACTGGAAATTGCCGGAAGGATCAACTTGTTTGCTTCAGGGCTTATCAAGGCATCTACCGGAACAGTTGCTATTAATGGAACCACGGTTGCGCAAACAATACCTGCCAGCAGTTTTGAGAATAATACGGTAAACAACCTGGTGTATGCGAACGCCACCGGAGTTACTATCGGAGGAGCAACAAATTTTACCGGAACACTTACAAGAGTGTCAGGCATACTAACAACTGGGGGCTTCCTTACGCTCAAAAGCACCAGCTCAGGAACGGCGCGGGTGGCGCCTGGCGTCGCAGGAGGAATTTCCGGTGATGTTACCGTAGAGCGTTACGTGCCTGTAGTGCCCGGTAACCAACGTGCGTGGAGATTGCTTGCGCCAGTCACCTCGGGATCTCAAACGATACTGGAATCATGGCAGGAGAATGCTACAGGTCTTCACCACAATCCCAATCCGGGGTACGGAACGATCATCACATGCGGTCCAACGTTTAACATCAGCGATGGCTTTGACACAGTAATGGCGAATATGTCCATATTAGCCTGGAGTGTATCTAATCAGAGTCTTACCAGTAACCCGGTCAGCAATACCAACACAAAACAGCTGAGTAGCGAGCCAGCATATTTTCTGTACATGCGTGGTGACCGGACCGTGTTGCCCGGTGCAAGTACATCGGAGGCAACAGCAACCACCTTGAGGTCAAAAGGTACGCTCAAACAAGGTGATCAGGCTGCGATCCCTATAGATGCAGATCAGTTCGTAGCGCTTGGCAACCCTTATGCGTCGCACATTGATTTCTCGACAGTATCGGCATCGGATAGGGTGAATCTTGGGAATAGGTTTTGGTTGTGGGATCCGAGATTAGTGGGCAGCTATGGCCTGGGCGGTTACGTGATGTTCGACGGAGGCGATGGTTTCTTCCCATCGGTGACAGGCGGTAGCTACAATAGCGCCAATTCTTTGATCCCGATGGGTATGGGTTTCTTTGTAAAAGCTACCGGAGGGAATGGCAGCTTCACTGCACGCGAAGCGCAAAAGGCGGCGAGCAGCAGCAATGTTGGGTTTAAGACTACCGGCAACGCAGAGCGCTTGCGCATGCATCTAAGCTACATGAAAGATGGCATAACCCCGGTGATAGCAGATGGTACGCTCGCGCTTTTCAATAGTGGTTTTGCTAGTGGCGTTGACGCCGATGATGCAGGAAAACCTGAGAACATGGGCGAGAACATAGGTATAGTCAGAGACAATGAAGTGTTAACCCTTGAAGCTCGTCCCAATATAACTGCGAGTGATACCTTGAACTTAAAGCTGTGGAAGCTGCGTGGTTCATCAAAGTACAGGTTCACCATGCAATCGGACTTTAATACACCAGATCTGCAGGCAAGACTCGTAGACCGGTTCCTGCAGACACAGCAAGCCTTTAGTTTGTCGCAGCCGGTAGATATAGACTTTACTACTACAGGCGATGCAGCCTCACTCGCGGCAGACAGGTTCTATATAGCATTCAGCATCGGCGATCCGGTGAATGTGAATGACCCAGTCAATGAAGACGAAATCACTGTTTATCCCAATCCAACCGATGCGCAGAACATCAATATTAACCTGAAGAATGCTGCACCCGGTGAATATCATTTCAGCATCATAGACGTGCAGGGCAAAACAGTGTACCGCGAAAACTATGAACATGCCGGCCACTCGCTGACGAAGCGCCTCGATCTGCATACCCGTCTTGTTTCCGGCAACTACTTCATTGCTATCACTAAAGATGGCCAGGAATTATCTACACGAAAACTCATTATAAACAAATAA
- the uvrB gene encoding excinuclease ABC subunit UvrB, translating into MFRIERPYQPAGDQPQAIAELVKGLKEGEQFQTLLGVTGSGKTFTMANVIQEVNKPTLVLTHNKTLVAQLYGEFRQFFPNNSVEYFVSYYDYYQPEAYIPTSDTYIEKDLSINEELEKLRLRATSNLLSGRRDIIVVASVSCIYGMGNPTEYANSIIRFKRGDSMSRNGFLHNLVSALYHRSQGEFTRGTFRVQGDTVDINLPYVDYGYRITFFGDEIEEIESFETDTGKRIAPMEHAAIFPANLYLAPKNMMTQIIYEIQDELARQVDYFKSINKPLEAQRIKERVNYDLEMIQELGFCPGIENYSRFLDRRNPGTRPFCLLDYFPDDFLLVIDESHVTVPQISGMYGGDRSRKLNLVDFGFRLPSALDNRPLNFHEFEGLLNQVVFVSATPGKYELEQSDGVFTEQIVRPTGLLDPPIEIRPSINQIDDLLDEIDKRVKKNDRVLVTTLTKRMAEELDKYLKRINIRSRYIHSEVDTLERVEILRDLRLGNIDVLVGVNLLREGLDLPEVSLMAILDADKEGFLRDERSLTQMAGRAARNVDGLVIFYADKMTDSMQRTIDETDRRREKQVKYNEANGIIPRTVRKSTEEIFKQTSVLDIKGYDDQSKYAVHQELSRAAEDEVEYRTAAQLDKLIAATRKGMEKAAKDLDFMEAAKLRDKLFQLQAEKEKMK; encoded by the coding sequence ACGCACAATAAGACCCTGGTGGCGCAGCTGTATGGCGAGTTCAGGCAGTTCTTCCCCAACAATTCGGTGGAGTACTTTGTATCATACTACGACTACTACCAGCCCGAGGCTTACATCCCTACATCTGACACTTACATAGAAAAAGACCTGTCGATAAACGAGGAGCTGGAAAAGCTAAGGCTGCGCGCTACCAGCAACCTGCTTAGCGGTCGCAGGGATATAATAGTAGTAGCATCAGTATCGTGCATATACGGTATGGGTAACCCTACTGAATATGCCAACAGCATCATCCGTTTCAAACGTGGTGACAGCATGAGCCGGAATGGCTTCCTGCATAACCTTGTCAGCGCGCTGTATCATCGCAGCCAGGGAGAGTTTACACGAGGTACCTTCCGCGTGCAGGGCGATACCGTAGATATCAACCTGCCTTATGTTGATTATGGCTACCGCATCACCTTCTTTGGCGACGAAATAGAAGAGATAGAAAGCTTCGAGACCGATACCGGCAAACGCATAGCTCCTATGGAACATGCTGCCATCTTCCCTGCTAACCTGTACCTGGCACCTAAAAACATGATGACCCAGATCATTTACGAGATACAGGATGAACTGGCGCGGCAGGTAGATTATTTCAAGAGCATCAACAAACCACTCGAGGCGCAACGCATCAAAGAGCGCGTGAACTACGACCTTGAAATGATACAAGAACTGGGCTTCTGTCCCGGTATCGAGAACTACTCGCGCTTTCTTGACAGAAGGAATCCGGGTACAAGACCATTCTGCTTGCTCGACTATTTCCCAGACGACTTCCTGTTGGTAATAGATGAGAGTCACGTAACCGTACCACAGATAAGTGGTATGTATGGTGGCGATCGTAGCCGCAAGCTGAATCTTGTGGACTTTGGTTTCAGGTTACCGAGTGCTTTGGATAACAGGCCGCTCAACTTCCACGAGTTTGAAGGGCTGCTGAACCAGGTAGTGTTTGTAAGTGCCACGCCGGGCAAGTATGAATTGGAACAAAGCGATGGCGTATTCACCGAACAGATCGTAAGACCAACCGGGTTGTTAGATCCACCAATCGAGATACGCCCCAGCATCAACCAAATTGATGATCTGCTGGATGAAATAGACAAGCGTGTAAAAAAGAATGACCGTGTGCTGGTAACAACGCTTACCAAGCGGATGGCCGAGGAGCTGGACAAGTACCTAAAACGCATCAACATCCGCTCGCGCTATATACACAGCGAGGTAGATACACTGGAACGTGTAGAGATACTACGCGATCTGCGCTTGGGGAACATTGATGTATTGGTAGGTGTGAACCTGCTTAGGGAAGGTCTTGATCTTCCTGAAGTATCGCTGATGGCGATACTGGATGCAGACAAAGAGGGTTTCCTGCGCGATGAACGTTCGCTGACGCAGATGGCAGGGCGCGCTGCACGTAACGTGGACGGCCTGGTTATCTTCTATGCCGACAAGATGACCGATAGCATGCAACGGACTATAGACGAAACCGACCGACGCCGCGAAAAACAGGTGAAGTACAACGAAGCCAACGGCATAATACCGCGCACTGTACGGAAGTCTACCGAAGAGATATTCAAACAAACGTCGGTGCTCGACATCAAAGGCTACGACGACCAAAGCAAATATGCCGTACACCAGGAGCTAAGCCGCGCAGCGGAAGACGAGGTAGAATACCGCACCGCCGCGCAACTGGATAAACTGATAGCTGCAACACGTAAAGGCATGGAGAAGGCTGCTAAGGACCTGGATTTTATGGAAGCTGCCAAACTTAGGGACAAGCTCTTTCAACTACAAGCTGAGAAAGAGAAGATGAAATAA